A window from Mogibacterium neglectum encodes these proteins:
- the nifJ gene encoding pyruvate:ferredoxin (flavodoxin) oxidoreductase yields the protein MSRVKRVKKTMDGNTAAAHVAYAFSEVSAIYPITPSSVMAEVIDKWASEGRKNLFGEKVRVVEMQSEGGAAGAVHGSLNAGSLTSTYTASQGLLLMIPNMYKIAGERLPGVFHVAARAVSTHALSIFGDHSDVMAARATGVGMIAANSPQEVMDLAAVSHLASIKASLPIVHFFDGFRTSHEQQKIEVWDYETLDSMLDHAAVDRFKKHANNPCHPHLMGSAEQPETFFQHNEARNVFYAESVDIIKSVMDQVNESIGTDYKPFNYYGAKDATDVIIAMGSVCETAAEVVDYLNESGRKVGLIKVRLFRPFSSKYLLQEIPRTVKNIAVLDRTKEPGSNGEPLYLDVISALADSDDLNPRLTRGRYGLGSKDTQPGDIIAVYDNMASDKPKKEFTISIIDDVTNLSLERTSNPIVSAKGTVACKFWGLGADGTVGANKNSVKIIGDHTDKYVQAYFQYDSKKSGGVTISHLRFGDEPIRSTYYVNSADFIACHSAAYMHKYDIVQDVNPGGKFLLNCSWTDEELETHLPDVAKKYIAENNIEFYTCDAVKLANQVGLGSRRTNTVLQAAFFKIANVMPIEAAIEYMKSAIKKSYMNKGEDVVNMNCNAVDAGVTHVHKVVVPERWKDVKVSENKEQLQSERPDLKKYLNDILTTDAAMKGDEISTSKFLDVADGMIPAGTAAYEKRGIAIDVPLWIADNCIQCNMCAYSCPHGVIRAFALSNADANASQANTLKSKANPEHRFMISISTVNCTGCGSCVQVCPAKEKALKMIPYEDERSSDQQRVFDYANDHTDEDVLDGNVDTPRNVNFIKPLLEFSGACPGCGETPYARLVTQLFGDRMFIANATGCSSIWGGSAPSTPYTINHEGRGPAWSNSLFEDNAEFGLGMAVSMNTRRKEMKSAVKRLADKNEFCVAAIDWLDAMEDSHKAEIAAKKLIEVCKGSDDIDAKFVTKNADLLPKPSIWIFGGDGWAYDIGYGGLDHVIASGENVNILVFDTEVYSNTGGQASKSTPTGAIAQFAASGKAVGKKNLAEFAMAYGYVYVAQVAMGANPTQTLTALKEAEAYDGPSIVIAYSPCINHGIRAGMNCSMNEMKKAVQSGYWNLFRFDPRKANEGDGNPFTLDSKKPTLEYKEFLDGEVRYRALEQSNPERAKKLFEEAAKQAAARYEELVKRSKRFK from the coding sequence ATGAGTAGAGTAAAGAGGGTTAAAAAGACTATGGATGGCAACACGGCTGCGGCGCATGTTGCTTATGCTTTTTCTGAAGTTTCAGCAATTTACCCAATAACACCATCTTCTGTTATGGCTGAGGTAATCGATAAATGGGCTTCTGAAGGGAGAAAAAACTTATTTGGAGAGAAGGTTCGTGTTGTAGAGATGCAATCTGAGGGCGGAGCTGCCGGGGCTGTTCACGGTTCGCTTAATGCGGGATCTTTGACTAGCACCTATACAGCATCTCAGGGACTTCTTCTGATGATTCCTAATATGTATAAAATTGCAGGAGAACGCTTACCTGGGGTTTTCCATGTGGCTGCTAGAGCAGTATCAACACATGCACTTTCTATTTTTGGAGATCATTCTGATGTTATGGCTGCAAGGGCGACTGGTGTAGGTATGATTGCTGCAAATAGTCCACAGGAGGTTATGGATTTGGCTGCAGTATCGCACTTAGCTTCGATTAAGGCTAGCCTGCCTATCGTGCATTTTTTTGATGGTTTTAGGACAAGCCATGAACAGCAAAAGATTGAAGTATGGGACTATGAAACGCTTGATTCGATGCTTGATCACGCTGCTGTAGATAGGTTCAAGAAGCATGCCAATAATCCATGTCATCCACATCTAATGGGTTCTGCAGAACAGCCTGAGACATTTTTCCAGCACAATGAAGCTAGGAATGTATTTTATGCCGAATCTGTAGATATAATTAAAAGTGTAATGGATCAGGTCAATGAGAGTATTGGAACTGATTACAAACCTTTTAACTATTATGGTGCAAAAGATGCAACTGATGTAATTATTGCCATGGGCTCTGTCTGTGAAACTGCAGCTGAGGTAGTTGACTATCTAAATGAAAGTGGCAGAAAAGTTGGCTTAATAAAAGTTAGGCTATTTAGGCCGTTCTCTAGTAAGTATTTGTTACAGGAGATTCCTAGAACTGTGAAAAATATCGCAGTTCTCGATAGGACTAAGGAGCCTGGTTCAAATGGAGAACCACTTTACCTCGATGTTATATCTGCGCTTGCAGATTCGGATGATTTAAATCCCAGATTAACAAGAGGTCGCTATGGACTTGGATCTAAAGATACTCAGCCTGGTGATATTATCGCTGTTTATGACAATATGGCATCTGATAAGCCTAAAAAGGAATTCACTATATCTATCATCGACGATGTTACAAATCTTTCTCTAGAAAGAACTTCCAACCCAATTGTTTCTGCGAAGGGGACAGTCGCATGTAAATTCTGGGGACTTGGTGCAGATGGAACTGTTGGTGCTAATAAGAATAGCGTTAAGATTATCGGAGACCATACTGATAAGTATGTCCAGGCATATTTCCAGTATGATTCAAAGAAATCTGGTGGCGTAACTATCTCCCATCTTAGGTTTGGGGATGAACCTATCAGATCAACTTATTATGTAAATTCAGCAGATTTCATAGCTTGTCACAGTGCAGCATATATGCATAAGTATGACATTGTTCAAGATGTTAATCCGGGTGGTAAATTCCTTCTGAATTGCAGCTGGACAGATGAAGAGCTAGAAACACATCTTCCTGATGTAGCAAAGAAATACATTGCTGAGAATAATATTGAATTTTACACTTGTGATGCAGTTAAACTTGCCAATCAGGTAGGGCTCGGCTCAAGAAGAACTAATACGGTACTACAGGCAGCTTTCTTTAAGATTGCTAATGTAATGCCTATTGAAGCAGCTATTGAATACATGAAATCTGCCATCAAGAAGAGCTACATGAATAAGGGTGAAGATGTTGTAAATATGAACTGTAATGCTGTAGACGCTGGGGTTACGCATGTTCACAAAGTCGTGGTTCCTGAGAGATGGAAGGATGTAAAAGTTTCAGAGAATAAGGAACAGCTTCAGTCAGAAAGACCAGATCTTAAAAAATATCTAAATGATATTTTGACAACTGATGCAGCAATGAAAGGTGATGAAATTTCGACATCTAAATTCTTAGATGTTGCTGATGGAATGATTCCTGCAGGAACCGCAGCATACGAAAAGCGTGGAATCGCCATAGATGTTCCTCTATGGATTGCTGATAATTGTATTCAATGTAACATGTGTGCATATTCTTGCCCTCATGGAGTTATTAGAGCGTTTGCATTAAGTAATGCTGATGCAAATGCATCGCAGGCAAACACGTTAAAATCAAAAGCTAATCCAGAGCATAGGTTTATGATTTCTATATCTACAGTTAACTGTACAGGCTGTGGATCATGTGTTCAGGTCTGCCCAGCTAAGGAGAAAGCCCTTAAAATGATCCCTTATGAAGATGAGAGATCATCGGATCAACAGAGGGTATTCGATTATGCTAATGACCATACAGATGAGGATGTATTAGATGGAAATGTAGATACGCCTCGTAACGTGAACTTTATTAAGCCACTACTTGAATTCTCAGGTGCTTGTCCAGGTTGTGGTGAAACGCCATATGCTAGACTTGTAACACAGCTATTCGGTGATAGAATGTTTATAGCGAATGCGACAGGCTGTTCATCAATTTGGGGTGGTAGTGCACCAAGTACCCCTTACACGATAAACCACGAAGGAAGAGGTCCAGCTTGGTCAAATTCATTATTTGAAGATAATGCTGAGTTTGGTCTTGGAATGGCGGTTTCGATGAATACTCGCCGTAAAGAAATGAAATCTGCTGTTAAGAGACTAGCAGATAAGAATGAATTTTGCGTTGCAGCAATAGACTGGCTCGATGCAATGGAAGATAGTCACAAGGCTGAAATTGCTGCTAAAAAGCTAATAGAAGTTTGCAAAGGCAGTGATGATATTGATGCTAAATTTGTTACAAAAAATGCTGATCTTCTTCCAAAGCCTTCTATATGGATATTTGGTGGTGATGGATGGGCTTATGATATCGGATACGGTGGTCTTGACCATGTAATTGCTTCTGGCGAAAATGTAAATATTCTGGTATTTGATACTGAAGTTTACTCAAACACTGGAGGGCAGGCTTCTAAGTCTACTCCGACGGGAGCTATAGCACAGTTTGCCGCTTCGGGTAAAGCTGTAGGTAAGAAGAATCTTGCGGAATTTGCAATGGCATATGGTTATGTATATGTTGCACAAGTTGCAATGGGTGCTAACCCTACACAGACATTGACTGCTTTGAAAGAAGCTGAAGCATATGACGGTCCTTCCATTGTAATTGCTTACTCTCCTTGTATTAACCATGGTATTAGAGCAGGAATGAACTGTTCGATGAACGAGATGAAAAAAGCTGTTCAGTCTGGATATTGGAACCTCTTCAGATTTGATCCAAGAAAGGCAAACGAAGGTGATGGTAATCCGTTCACGCTTGATAGCAAGAAACCAACTCTTGAGTATAAAGAGTTCTTAGATGGAGAAGTTCGATACAGAGCATTAGAGCAATCAAATCCAGAAAGAGCAAAGAAGCTATTTGAAGAAGCAGCTAAACAAGCTGCAGCAAGATATGAAGAGCTTGTAAAACGAAGCAAGAGATTTAAATAA
- a CDS encoding DUF896 domain-containing protein, producing MIKEKINRINELARKSKSEGLTVEETLEQAELRKEFLADIKKDVKSQLESIEIVD from the coding sequence ATGATAAAAGAGAAAATCAATAGAATTAATGAGCTTGCAAGAAAAAGCAAAAGTGAAGGTTTAACAGTCGAGGAAACGTTGGAACAAGCAGAGCTTCGCAAGGAGTTTTTAGCTGATATTAAAAAAGATGTAAAAAGTCAACTCGAAAGCATAGAAATTGTTGATTAA
- the alaS gene encoding alanine--tRNA ligase, whose protein sequence is MEKLGLNEIRDLFRDFFISKDHYAAGSASLIPQNDKSLLIINSGMAPLKAYFAGVETPPSKRMTTCQKCIRTGDIDNVGKTSRHGTFFEMLGNFSFGDYFKEESLTWGWEFITEHLNMPKDKLWATIYQDDDEAYDIWIKLGMPAERIVRLGKEDNFWEIGLGPCGPCSEIYYDRGEAYGCGAPDCKPGCECDRYIEFWNHVFSQFSKEEDGSYSNLAHPNIDTGMGLERLACIMQDVDSIFDIDTIRKILDSVAQMAGVDYQAGNEQNDISLRIITDHLRSMVFMIADGIMPSNEGRGYVLRRLIRRAARHGRLLGIEEKNFLAKLMDSVVEVSGVAYPELVDKHDYIKKLIAIEEEQFAKTMDNGIGILEEYIAKLDKTDKMVLDGADAFKLYDTYGFPIEMTEEILAERGITVDMEGFKNNMNHQKELARQGQKSTEDVAWKDAADYDKLPKSKFLGYTDFESDAKVLYVNSDGNKNLLIFDRTPFYATGGGQLHDTGVIIVANRKYHVNDVTKENDIFLHFVDESVDNINVGDLAELKVDAANRNRTARGHSATHILQQALKDILGEHVSQAGSYVDNHYLRFDFNHFDAMTLEQIKKVEDIVNDKIDAFLPVVMQEMPIEEAQKMGATAIFGEKYGEIVRVVSMGDYSVEFCGGTHIDNTGKIGAFKIISEAGIASGIRRIEAITGTQVIGYTEDKESVISSICATLKSNASDLEKKAAQLVADNKELEKTIKSLKADEIAGSLDEVISSGIDINGIRLITKRFDNTDVTQLREMADAIKSRENKSIFVAASVNEGKIAILVSVSDELVSEGFHAGKLVKEIAQVAGGNGGGKAGMAQAGAKDERKLKEALKLAETLVANK, encoded by the coding sequence ATGGAAAAACTTGGTCTTAATGAAATAAGAGATTTATTTCGCGATTTTTTTATTAGTAAGGATCACTATGCAGCAGGAAGTGCATCTTTGATTCCCCAAAATGATAAAAGCTTGCTTATTATTAATTCAGGTATGGCGCCATTAAAGGCATATTTTGCAGGAGTGGAGACACCACCATCTAAACGAATGACGACTTGCCAGAAATGTATAAGGACTGGAGATATCGATAATGTAGGGAAGACTTCACGTCATGGTACTTTTTTTGAGATGCTTGGAAACTTCAGCTTTGGAGATTATTTTAAGGAAGAGTCGTTGACGTGGGGATGGGAGTTTATTACCGAACATCTGAATATGCCTAAAGACAAACTTTGGGCGACTATATATCAGGATGATGATGAAGCATATGACATTTGGATAAAACTTGGCATGCCTGCTGAAAGAATAGTAAGGCTTGGGAAAGAAGATAACTTCTGGGAGATCGGACTTGGACCATGTGGACCTTGTTCCGAGATTTACTATGATAGAGGTGAAGCATATGGATGTGGTGCTCCAGATTGTAAACCAGGTTGTGAATGTGACAGATATATAGAATTCTGGAATCACGTATTTTCACAGTTTTCGAAGGAAGAAGATGGATCATATTCAAATTTAGCACACCCAAATATTGATACGGGTATGGGTTTAGAAAGACTGGCTTGTATTATGCAGGATGTCGATTCTATATTTGATATAGACACCATTAGAAAGATTCTTGACTCAGTTGCACAGATGGCAGGAGTTGACTATCAAGCTGGAAATGAACAGAATGATATAAGTTTAAGAATTATTACTGATCATTTGCGCTCTATGGTATTTATGATCGCAGATGGGATTATGCCAAGCAACGAAGGAAGAGGATATGTTTTAAGGCGTCTTATCAGAAGAGCTGCTAGGCATGGGCGACTTCTTGGGATTGAAGAAAAGAATTTTCTCGCCAAACTCATGGATTCTGTAGTAGAGGTTTCAGGCGTAGCCTACCCTGAATTAGTTGATAAGCATGACTACATAAAGAAGCTTATAGCTATAGAGGAAGAACAATTCGCAAAGACCATGGATAATGGTATAGGAATTCTCGAAGAATATATTGCAAAACTTGATAAAACGGATAAGATGGTATTAGACGGTGCAGATGCATTCAAGTTATATGATACATACGGATTTCCTATAGAGATGACTGAGGAAATTTTGGCTGAGCGAGGTATTACAGTTGATATGGAAGGGTTCAAGAATAATATGAACCACCAAAAGGAGCTTGCTCGTCAAGGTCAGAAATCCACAGAAGATGTAGCTTGGAAAGATGCAGCTGATTACGATAAATTGCCGAAAAGTAAATTCCTTGGCTATACGGATTTTGAGTCTGACGCCAAAGTTTTATACGTAAACAGTGATGGGAATAAAAATCTCCTTATTTTCGACAGAACTCCTTTCTATGCTACAGGTGGAGGTCAGCTACATGATACCGGTGTTATTATCGTAGCTAATAGAAAATATCACGTAAACGATGTAACAAAGGAAAATGATATATTTCTACATTTCGTTGATGAATCGGTTGATAATATAAATGTCGGGGATCTTGCGGAGTTAAAGGTTGATGCAGCCAATAGAAATAGAACCGCTAGGGGGCACAGTGCAACACACATCCTCCAGCAAGCTCTTAAGGATATTCTCGGAGAGCATGTATCCCAGGCCGGCTCTTATGTGGATAACCATTATCTTAGATTTGATTTTAATCACTTCGATGCTATGACTCTGGAACAGATTAAAAAGGTCGAAGATATTGTTAATGACAAGATTGATGCATTCCTTCCTGTTGTGATGCAGGAAATGCCAATTGAGGAAGCTCAGAAAATGGGAGCTACAGCTATCTTTGGTGAAAAGTATGGTGAAATTGTCCGCGTTGTAAGCATGGGAGACTACAGTGTTGAATTCTGTGGTGGAACACATATTGATAATACTGGCAAAATTGGTGCATTCAAAATTATTTCTGAAGCAGGTATTGCATCTGGTATTAGAAGAATTGAAGCGATTACTGGAACTCAAGTTATCGGTTACACTGAAGATAAAGAGTCTGTAATTTCAAGTATTTGTGCAACACTTAAGTCTAATGCTAGCGACCTTGAAAAGAAGGCAGCCCAGCTGGTTGCTGATAACAAAGAGCTCGAAAAGACAATTAAGTCCCTTAAGGCTGATGAAATCGCAGGTTCGCTCGATGAAGTTATCTCATCTGGTATTGATATTAATGGCATTAGACTAATAACAAAGAGATTTGATAACACTGATGTTACTCAGCTTAGAGAGATGGCAGACGCTATAAAGTCCAGAGAAAACAAATCTATATTCGTAGCTGCGTCTGTTAATGAAGGTAAGATTGCAATTCTCGTTTCTGTAAGTGATGAGCTTGTAAGCGAAGGTTTCCACGCAGGCAAACTCGTTAAGGAGATTGCTCAGGTTGCTGGCGGTAATGGAGGCGGAAAAGCTGGAATGGCGCAGGCTGGAGCAAAGGATGAACGCAAATTAAAGGAAGCTCTAAAATTAGCAGAGACTCTAGTTGCAAATAAATAA
- a CDS encoding IreB family regulatory phosphoprotein: MSKDTILFESAKIKQISNKEAMHQIYSSLQERGYNAIDQMVGYLTSGDPSYITSHNDARNLILKIDRDELLEEILKSYLELDK; encoded by the coding sequence ATGAGCAAGGATACAATTTTGTTTGAAAGTGCAAAGATCAAACAGATTTCCAACAAAGAAGCGATGCACCAGATTTATTCATCTCTTCAGGAGAGAGGGTACAATGCAATCGATCAGATGGTTGGATACTTAACATCTGGAGATCCATCTTATATAACAAGCCACAATGACGCGAGAAACCTCATTCTCAAGATTGATAGAGATGAGTTACTCGAGGAAATTCTAAAGTCCTATCTAGAGCTTGACAAGTAG
- the ruvX gene encoding Holliday junction resolvase RuvX gives MRKIGLDVGEKTIGVAVSDLLDITAQGVTTIERVGIRKDTTKVLDLVREYECDTVVVGLPLSLDGTDSVQTQKVRDFRTMFENKLRSSGLAHVKIEWQDERFTTKLAENILIAGDVKRNDRKKVIDKQAAILILQSYLDKVSNE, from the coding sequence ATGAGAAAAATAGGACTTGATGTCGGTGAAAAGACTATAGGAGTTGCTGTAAGTGATTTACTAGATATTACAGCCCAGGGAGTCACAACGATTGAGCGTGTTGGTATTAGAAAAGATACTACCAAGGTGCTTGATTTAGTGCGCGAATATGAGTGCGATACAGTTGTCGTTGGACTTCCTCTAAGCCTTGATGGTACCGATAGCGTACAGACACAAAAGGTACGTGACTTCCGCACTATGTTTGAAAATAAGTTAAGAAGCTCTGGACTTGCTCATGTAAAAATCGAATGGCAGGACGAGAGATTTACGACGAAGTTGGCGGAAAATATCCTTATTGCAGGTGATGTTAAGAGAAACGACCGCAAGAAGGTTATTGATAAGCAGGCAGCAATTTTAATATTACAGAGTTATTTAGACAAGGTGAGCAATGAATAA
- a CDS encoding IMP cyclohydrolase, producing MNKTHIYELSFLASNDYWGRGILIGRTSNKIAVAYFIMGRSENSCNRIFYQEDDRVAIAPYDKDAEIDPTLIIYYPIKTHGKNLIVTNGDQTDTVEEFLSKGLTFEDALRTRCFEPDAPHFTPRISGILNLVDGSYKMSILKDSDGQGTDCHRYFYEYPLRSNHAHFIHTYEGNDSPLPTFEGEPKLVRIPDCFEEFSKTIWNSLNEDNKISLCTMMINTDTLDREVKIFNKRMGD from the coding sequence ATGAATAAGACACACATTTATGAACTTAGTTTTCTCGCTTCTAATGACTATTGGGGCAGGGGCATCCTTATTGGAAGAACATCAAATAAGATTGCCGTTGCCTATTTTATAATGGGAAGAAGCGAAAATAGTTGTAATAGAATCTTTTATCAAGAAGATGATAGAGTAGCAATTGCACCTTATGATAAGGATGCAGAAATTGATCCAACCTTAATTATCTACTATCCAATTAAGACCCACGGTAAGAATTTGATTGTAACTAATGGAGACCAAACGGATACAGTTGAGGAGTTTCTAAGCAAAGGCCTTACATTTGAGGACGCTTTGAGAACTAGATGTTTCGAACCTGACGCCCCTCATTTTACACCGAGAATTAGTGGAATTTTGAACCTGGTTGATGGTTCATATAAGATGAGCATTCTTAAAGACTCTGATGGACAGGGGACAGACTGCCACAGGTATTTTTATGAATATCCTTTGCGTTCTAACCACGCTCACTTTATTCATACATACGAAGGCAACGATTCACCACTTCCAACATTTGAGGGAGAACCTAAGCTTGTAAGAATTCCAGACTGTTTTGAGGAGTTTAGCAAAACAATTTGGAATAGCCTCAACGAAGACAATAAAATTTCTCTATGCACTATGATGATCAATACGGATACTCTAGACAGAGAAGTTAAGATTTTTAACAAGAGAATGGGGGATTAA